A DNA window from Polyodon spathula isolate WHYD16114869_AA chromosome 18, ASM1765450v1, whole genome shotgun sequence contains the following coding sequences:
- the LOC121330472 gene encoding serine/threonine-protein kinase PLK1-like translates to MTTVAGKPLKQAVPVDPLKSAPLKEIPDILVDPRTKKRYLRGKFLGKGGFAKCYEITDMDTKEVFAGKVVPKSMLLKPHQKEKMSMEITIHRSLSHANVVGFKCFFEDDDFVFVVLEICRRRSLLELHKRRKAVTEPEARYYMRQTITGCLYLHNSRVIHRDLKLGNLFLNDDMEVKIGDFGLATKIEYDGERKKTLCGTPNYIAPEVLCKKGHSFEVDIWSLGCILYTLLVGKPPFETSCLKETYIRIKKNDYTVPRHINPVAAALMKKMLRADPTTRPTIAELLSDEFFTTGYIPQHLPTTCLTVAPRFSIAPSSIDASLRKPLTALNKASESPVDKVAKQEEKDMQYREVGEASESHLQDMLQQLTSVNAAKPSERALIQQEEAEDPACIPIFWISKWVDYSDKYGLGYQLCDNSVGVLFNDSTRLIMYNDGDSLQYIERNNSESYLSVRSYPSALTKKITLLKYFRNYMSEHLLKAGANITPRDGDELARLPFLRYWFRTKSAIVLHLSNGTVQINFFQDHTKVILCPLMTAVTFIDEKREFRTYKLSLIEEYGCCKELASRLRYARTMVEKLLAPKCTAARKNSAGTERT, encoded by the exons atgacTACCGTTGCTGGGAAGCCACTGAAACAAGCGGTCCCAGTCGATCCTTTAAAATCGGCACCGCTCAAAGAAATTCCAGATATTCTAGTCGACCCCAGAACCAAGAAGAGGTACTTGAGAGGCAAGTTTTTAGGGAAAGGCGGGTTTGCAAAATGTTATGAAATTACAGATATGGACACTAAGGAAGTTTTCGCAGGTAAAGTGGTGCCTAAGTCAATGCTTCTCAAGCCTCATCAAAAGGAGAAAATGTCTATGGAAATCACCATTCACAGAAGTCTGAGCCACGCTAATGTAGTtggctttaaatgtttttttgaggATGACGATTTCGTCTTCGTTGTCCTGGAAATTTGCAGAAGAAGg tCCCTGCTGGAGTTGCACAAACGAAGAAAAGCTGTCACTGAGCCCGAAGCTCGTTACTACATGAGGCAGACCATTACAGGATGCCTTTATCTCCACAACAGCAGGGTGATTCACAGAGACCTCAAGCTGGGTAACCTCTTCCTCAATGATGACATGGAGGTCAAAATAG GTGATTTTGGTCTGGCTACCAAAATAGAATATGATGGGGAGCGAAAGAAGACTCTGTGCGGGACGCCAAACTACATCGCGCCTGAGGTGCTGTGCAAAAAAGGCCACAGCTTCGAAGTGGACATCTGGTCGCTCGGCTGCATCCT GTACACCTTGTTGGTGGGGAAGCCTCCTTTTGAAACGTCATGCCTTAAAGAGACTTACATCAGAATTAAGAAGAATGACTATACAGTTCCTAGA CACATTAACCCAGTGGCAGCTGCTCTGATGAAGAAGATGCTACGGGCTGATCCGACAACCCGCCCCACGATTGCAGAGTTGCTCAGTGATGAGTTCTTCACTACTGGCTACATCCCCCAGCACCTCCCCACCACCTGCCTGACTGTAGCACCCCGCTTCTCCATCGCACCCAGCAGCATCGACGCCAGCTTGAGGAAACCTCTCACAGCACTCAACAAAG CCTCTGAAAGCCCTGTTGATAAAGTGGCAAAGCAGGAAGAGAAGGACATGCAGTACAG GGAAGTGGGTGAGGCTAGTGAAAGCCACTTGCAAGACATGCTCCAGCAGCTCACTAGTGTTAATGCAGCCAAGCCATCTGAAAGGGCCCTGATCCAACAAG AGGAAGCAGAAGACCCTGCTTGTATTCCTATCTTCTGGATCAGCAAGTGGGTGGACTATTCAGACAAATATGGTTTGG GTTACCAGCTGTGTGACAACAGCGTCGGCGTTCTCTTCAATGACTCGACACGGCTGATCATGTACAACGATGGAGACAGCTTGCAGTACATCGAGAGAAACAACTCCGAGTCCTACCTGAGTGTACGCTCCTACCCCTCTGCACTGACCAAGAAA ATCACTTTGCTGAAGTATTTTAGGAACTACATGAGTGAGCACCTGCTCAAGGCAGGGGCTAACATCACTCCCCGGGACGGTGACGAGCTGGCACGCCTGCCTTTCCTGCGATACTGGTTCAGGACAAAGAGCGCCATCGTGCTGCACCTCAGCAATGGCACCGTGCAAATCAACTTCTTCCAG GACCACACTAAGGTCATCCTGTGTCCACTCATGACAGCGGTCACCTTTATTGACGAGAAGCGCGAGTTCCGCACCTACAAGCTGAGCCTCATCGAGGAGTACGGCTGCTGCAAGGAGCTGGCCAGCCGGCTACGCTATGCACGCACCATGGTGGAGAAATTGCTGGCGCCCAAGTGTACTGCAGCGCGGAAGAACTCAGCGGGCACTGAACGCACCTGA
- the LOC121331022 gene encoding ras-related protein Rap-1b-like — MSLAVKEKTTVRLVFFGAAGVGKTALIQRFLQDKFNPKYKRTVEELHSIENVIDGVKIKIEIMDTSGSYSFPAMKKLCIRNSDAFALVYSIDDPESFEEVRRLRDEVLEIKEDKCTPIVVVGNKADQENQRQVLPEDVMSTVELDWNASYLEASAKDNINVIGVFKELLQQVNLPSRLSPALRRRRETFPKVLDPGVRKPRINKTNSCTIS, encoded by the coding sequence ATGTCTCTTGCCGTGAAAGAGAAGACAACAGTCCGCCTGGTTTTCTTTGGGGCCGCCGGTGTCGGGAAGACTGCGCTGATACAGCGGTTCCTCCAGGACAAATTTAACCCCAAATACAAGCGAACTGTGGAAGAGCTCCACAGCATCGAGAACGTAATCGACGGCGTGAAAATCAAAATCGAGATCATGGACACCAGCGGTAGCTACTCGTTCCCGGCGATGAAGAAACTCTGCATCCGCAACAGCGATGCATTCGCCCTGGTCTACTCCATCGATGACCCGGAGTCTTTCGAGGAGGTCCGGAGGCTCAGGGACGAGGTCCTGGAGATCAAAGAGGACAAGTGCACCCCGATTGTGGTGGTGGGTAACAAAGCGGACCAGGAGAACCAGAGGCAGGTCCTCCCCGAAGACGTCATGTCAACTGTGGAGCTAGACTGGAACGCCAGCTATTTGGAGGCTTCAGCAAAAGACAACATAAATGTGATCGGCGTGTTCAAAGAGCTGCTTCAACAGGTAAACCTGCCCAGCAGACTAAGCCCGGCTCTCCGCAGAAGGAGGGAGACGTTCCCTAAAGTCTTGGACCCCGGAGTCAGAAAACCAcgcattaataaaacaaacagttgcaCCATCTCCTAA